A stretch of Dermochelys coriacea isolate rDerCor1 chromosome 6, rDerCor1.pri.v4, whole genome shotgun sequence DNA encodes these proteins:
- the RIOX1 gene encoding ribosomal oxygenase 1, producing MEATARVSALWVYRFAAGPGLSVSLRSRRIKKRPKQSKRGMSGDCPAPAGPGKGKQPGAPLPGRGAAGGKLGRSRKGKQREGYLAAMQSQTSGLQGIPTPPLAGVAPVGAVRGASSPGPQEPITGPSLHGLLQELGRVQHSRQRAAKLFEWLIAPISPQQFFEQSWEKKPLLIQRHNPGYYQGLFSTATFDAILRDNDVQFGVNLDVTSYVDGTRETHNPVGRALPAVVWDFYRNGCSLRMLNPQAFSTTVWHFLSILQEQFGSMAGANTYLTPAGTQGFAPHYDDIEAFVIQLEGKKHWRVYGPRDDTEVLPQFSSCNFAQEVIGEPILETILEAGDLLYFPRGFIHQGDCLPDAHSLHITVSSYQRNSWGDLLEKLLPAALQMAIEEDVEYRQGLPIDYLEYMGVLNSDVVDSRRGAFIERVQNLIKKLVDYSPIDAAVDQKAKLFLHDCLPPMLTEHERALSIHGVPARWEDGDVRDADIPIKKGTQVRLLRQGIIRLCNEGNGVLLYYTTENSRVYHKEEPKYLEIDPEFTDGIEFLLSSYPKYVCVETLPCDTLDDKISLATFLFEKGLLITKKPLVPT from the coding sequence atGGAGGCCACCGCACGTGTCTCCGCGCTCTGGGTCTATCGCTTCGCGGCGGGCCCCGGGCTCTCGGTCTCCCTGCGGAGCAGGCGCATAAAGAAGCGGCCCAAGCAGAGCAAGAGGGGGATGTCTGGGGATTGTCCCGCTCCAGCGGGGCCCGGGAAGGGgaagcagcccggagcccccctACCCGGCCGGGGCGCAGCAGGAGGGAAGCTGGGAAGGAGCcggaaggggaagcagagagaggggTACTTGGCCGCCATGCAAAGCCAAACGTCGGGGCTGCAGGGAATCCCCACACCGCCGCTGGCAGGGGTGGCACCAGTGGGAGCAGTGAGGGGGGCCAGCAGCCCGGGGCCCCAGGAGCCCATCACGGGCCCCTCTCTGCATGGCcttctccaggagctgggtcgGGTCCAGCACAGCAGGCAGCGGGCAGCCAAGCTGTTTGAGTGGCTGATTGCGCCCATCTCCCCACAGCAGTTCTttgagcagagctgggaaaagaaaccTCTCCTGATTCAGAGACACAACCCAGGATACTACCAGGGGCTCTTCTCCACAGCCACCTTTGATGCAATCCTGCGGGACAATGATGTCCAGTTTGGGGTCAACTTGGATGTAACAAGCTATGTGGATGGGACAAGGGAAACTCACAATCCTGTTGGCAGGGCACTGCCAGCTGTCGTATGGGATTTCTACAGGAATGGCTGTTCCCTGCGGATGCTGAACCCGCAGGCCTTCTCCACCACCGTTTGGCACTTCCTCTCCATCCTACAGGAGCAATTTGGGAGCATGGCTGGAGCAAACACATATCTGACACCCGCGGGCACACAGGGCTTTGCTCCACACTACGATGACATTGAAGCTTTTGTGATCCAGCTTGAAGGGAAGAAGCACTGGCGGGTTTATGGTCCTAGGGATGATACAGAGGTGTTGCCCCAGTTCTCGAGCTGTAACTTTGCTCAGGAGGTGATTGGAGAGCCCATTCTGGAAACAATACTCGAAGCTGGGGACCTGCTTTATTTCCCCCGTGGATTTATCCATCAGGGGGACTGTCTTCCTGATGCACACTCACTCCACATAACTGTTTCTTCATACCAGAGGAACTCCTGGGGAGATCTGCTGGAGAAACTCCTCCCAGCGGCCTTGCAGATGGCCATAGAGGAGGATGTGGAGTACAGGCAAGGACTCCCTATAGATTACTTAGAATATATGGGGGTCCTGAATTCAGATGTGGTTGATTCTCGCCGAGGTGCTTTTATAGAGAGAGTACAGAATTTGATAAAGAAACTGGTGGACTATTCACCAATTGATGCTGCGGTGGATCAGAAAGCTAAGTTGTTTCTTCACGACTGCCTCCCTCCCATGCTAACTGAACATGAAAGGGCACTGAGTATACATGGTGTTCCAGCCAGGTGGGAAGATGGAGATGTTCGTGATGCTGATATACCGATAAAGAAAGGGACTCAGGTACGGCTGCTCCGTCAGGGCATCATTAGGTTGTGTAATGAAGGAAATGGTGTGCTGCTGTATTACACAACAGAAAATTCAAGAGTGTATCACAAGGAGGAGCCCAAGTACTTGGAGATagatcctgagtttacagatggtATTGAATTTCTGCTTTCTTCGTATCCAAAGTATGTCTGTGTGGAGACCCTTCCATGTGACACCTTGGATGATAAGATCTCCTTAGCTACCTTCTTGTTTGAAAAGGGCCTGCTGATTACCAAGAAACCTCTGGTGCCTACATAA